CTCCTCGTAGCCGGGGTAGTCGAACTGTGGGGCGTAGCAACGCTCCAGTTCGTTGTCGGAACTGGTCTTGAAGGAGTTCCTGCGCTCGGGCGCCTTGGCCATGCTCTTCTCTACGGTTGCCTGCCATGCCTGTTTCTTTTCAGAAATGCTCATGTTGCTCTCCTGGCGGTACGAAATGGTGATAACAGAATGAAGGTTTTGGAAGACGACTTTTGTTTACGCTAAATTTCCGGGAAATGGAATTATTTTTTCTTAACCGTCAACGCGTAGTGTTGCTGCAACCTGCCTTGGTGCTGTTTTATTTTTATAATACCGGTCTAAATCAGATCATACACCTAAAATCAGCAGTTTACGCGGGGATGGCTGCGGTGCGCCATCGATGGCTGTTTTATTTTGGACACAAAATTTAAAATCCTGATTTGTCATACAAAACAGGGTGAATTTTGTAACATAATGTTTTACCAGTGCTTTTGCCGTTTTTTCTCTTGTAAAACAACTGCGACGCTCATATATTTCTTGGCGACCAAAAAAAACATGAGCGCCCCGCAGTGGGCAAGAGGAGAACGCAGATGCAATGCCCGGTATGTAAGAACGACGAACAAAACGCCATGGACCTCCGCTCCGGTGCTTTCAACGAGGACCTCAAGGAATGCCCCACCTGCGGCACCACCTGGTCCGTCAACCACGGCATGATGGCCATAGTGAAGGACCCGCTGGCCGATTCCTTCCTGGAGGCGCTCTCCTCCGACAACATCTGCTTCGCGGCGGCGTAGCCACTACAAAAAAATAACTGACCCGGCTTTCAGGGCGGGGTCAGCGAATGATCAGAGGGCTCCGGATGTCACCATCCGGAGCCCTTTGTGCGTCTTGGCCTAGAGCACCGCCTTCAGGTACTCGGAGGTCAGGGAGCGCTTTTCCTTCTCCAGCGCATTCACGTCCACTTCGACGAATTTCTCGTCCGGGGTGACCTTGAACAGCGGCTGTCCCTTGGAGACGATGGTGCCGTCGCCGGAGGTGACCAGCATCTTGTCGATGGTGCCGGCAAAGGGAGCATACACCTTGTTGAACATCTTCATGACCTCGATGATGTACAGCGGCTGCCCCTTGTCGAAGTGCATCCCCTCGTAGACGAAGGGGGGCATGCCCGGTGCTTCCTGGCCGTAGTACATGCCGCCGCAGACGGCGACGATCTCGTCGGCCTTGGTTGCCGGCGGCGGGACCAGGATCTTCTTCATGCGCGCCTGCAGATCCGGATCGGTGAGGTACTCCGGAATGGTGATCTCGAGGTCCTCCTCCACGCGCAGGTCCCAGAACTTGGTGTTCTGACCCACCAGGAACAGCATGCCCAGAAGCTCCAGGCCGGCCTCGTAGCCGAAGTGGGCGGAACGGATCTGCTGCCAGGTGTCGGCGTCGAAGCCACCCTGCGGCTCCTCCTTGTTGACGATCTCGTTCAGGGTGAAGTACTCGTCGCGGGCCAGACCGAAATGCTCGCGCAGGGTCCTGGAGAAGCGCAGCGCCTGCTGCAGCAGTTCGTTGTCGTGGCTCCAGATGATCTCGGCCGCCGGCTTGTGCGGGCGGTGGTTCATGTGCAGGTACTCGTAGGTCTCGTTGAGGACCCCTACCGGATTCCTGAGCCACACCACCTTGCCGTTGTCGATGCGGAAGTTCTTGGTGTTGATGGAGAGCCAGCCGGAGAGCAGGTGCGGGTCACCCAGGAGTCGCTCGATGGGACGGATGATCAGGGTCCCCTTGCGATCCAGAAGCGATGACATGTTCTTGGCTTCCTTGGCCTGGACGTCGGCCTCGGCGTAGGCCTCGGAGACGCGCTTGGCGTAGTGCTTCTTCATCTGCAGGAAGGCGTAGACCGGGTCGAGCTTGTTCGCCTCTTCCTTCAGGGTCCCGACCAGGGTCAGGTAGGGGACCACGAAGCGGGTGGTCGGCTTGGCCATGACGTTTCTGCCCAGGAACCAGTTCACCAGGCCGTAGTGGAACTCGAGGTTGGTGGCGAGGTCGGAGCCGCGCAGGGTGGTGGCGCGCAGTACCTCGGACATCTTGTCGTAGCTGGTCTTCCTGTCCTCACCGGTGGTGAGCAGCAGGGCGATGTTGGAGTCGTAGGCGCCGGCCACCTTGTACTTCATGAAGATGCCGGTGTCGGGGTTCACCATGCTGATCCCCTGGTCGTCGCGGATCTCGCCTTCGATCGGCTTGGACCAGTAGCGGATCATCCCCCCCGCATGCGGGGAAAGGGAGGCGTCGGTGGCGTTCAGGCGCGCCTCGACGGCGGCGTTCATGCGCACCATGCGCTGCGGCTTGGGCACCCGCTTCTTGTGGCGGGCCAGGATGGCCATGGCTTCCACCAGGCTCTCTACCACGAAGAAGTCGTTGGCGTCCTCCGGGTTCACGAACTTGAGCGCGTAGCAGAGCTCGGTAACGCGGTGCTCCACCTGGATCCTGGTGTTGACCTCCATGAAATAGTGGCGGTCGCGGTCCACGATGCACTCGAAGGTGGAGGCGGAGTCAAGTCCCACCGCCTTGCCGAAGCGCTCGGATTCCTCTTCCATCCTCTTCAGGACCTTGAGGTCGCTCTCGAGGGCCTTCACCTCGGCCTTGCGGCCGGCGATCTTGGCTTCCTCGATGGCGGTCATCAACCCTTCCTGGGTCACGGACACCTC
This window of the Geomonas agri genome carries:
- a CDS encoding ATP-binding protein; translation: MAHTSEIYTKNPMIHRDRRLSLSPSAWVRSFACEDLKPLIVCRGPIRKEAMDVYQEMGITHYGILLSEKDSIVYPNALAPELRTLTDSTRVHRVPDYTGASKEERVERIHQIISIAKDNGYDSIFAGYGFMAEDDEFVGAIEKAGLNFIGPCAATQTGAGKKDEAKRTALSVNVSVTPGIDNVTARTLVKKHGSREKLLALVASDGLECDAKVLADEKLSLEDLADHILYASYNKGIDLFSIEELCAQVEAECAAMLKKHPQSRVRLKAIGGGGGKGQRLLGADLLTKKNASDADIAKAASEAPGLVREILNEVKANGVGDNKNVLVELNIEQTRHNEIQLLGNGDWCIALGGRDCSLQMHEQKLLEVSVTQEGLMTAIEEAKIAGRKAEVKALESDLKVLKRMEEESERFGKAVGLDSASTFECIVDRDRHYFMEVNTRIQVEHRVTELCYALKFVNPEDANDFFVVESLVEAMAILARHKKRVPKPQRMVRMNAAVEARLNATDASLSPHAGGMIRYWSKPIEGEIRDDQGISMVNPDTGIFMKYKVAGAYDSNIALLLTTGEDRKTSYDKMSEVLRATTLRGSDLATNLEFHYGLVNWFLGRNVMAKPTTRFVVPYLTLVGTLKEEANKLDPVYAFLQMKKHYAKRVSEAYAEADVQAKEAKNMSSLLDRKGTLIIRPIERLLGDPHLLSGWLSINTKNFRIDNGKVVWLRNPVGVLNETYEYLHMNHRPHKPAAEIIWSHDNELLQQALRFSRTLREHFGLARDEYFTLNEIVNKEEPQGGFDADTWQQIRSAHFGYEAGLELLGMLFLVGQNTKFWDLRVEEDLEITIPEYLTDPDLQARMKKILVPPPATKADEIVAVCGGMYYGQEAPGMPPFVYEGMHFDKGQPLYIIEVMKMFNKVYAPFAGTIDKMLVTSGDGTIVSKGQPLFKVTPDEKFVEVDVNALEKEKRSLTSEYLKAVL